A window of the Oncorhynchus masou masou isolate Uvic2021 chromosome 13, UVic_Omas_1.1, whole genome shotgun sequence genome harbors these coding sequences:
- the LOC135553324 gene encoding chloride channel protein 1-like, giving the protein MAADASERKALRYQQTLLYGEYSEHPGGSGRRREATRLLTERQWKKHDHHHHGHHPQHRHGHHHHSHHHGHPHSHTHGHGHHSRHRGRHHSDEAGHAHMATEQGNPLSIKKRRSYSKCRDCVARVQRFLVTKLGEDWIFLVLLGVSMALVSWTMDYTSAKSLQLYKWIHWELRGNVLLQYVAWVSYPMVLIMFASSFCHLVAPQAIGSGIPELKTILRGVVLKEYLTLKAFIAKVIGLTAGLGSGMPVGKEGPFVHIASICAAVLSKCMMFFSGVHQSPYCYTDILTVGCAVGVGCCFGTPLGGVLFSIEVTSTYFAVRNYWRGYFAATFSAFIFRVLSVFNKDAVTITALFRTKFRMDFPFDLQELPAFAIIGISCGFLGAFFVWLNRQVVLFMRKPNAMTRFLTRHRLIFPGVVTLVIATLTFPPGFGQFMAGELMPRECINSLFDNFTWTKIWGSPLPPGLGRSSAWLHPDVSVFVILLLFFVMKFWMSAVSTTMPIPSGAFMPVFILGASFGRLVGEIMATLFPHGILFDGILYRIIPGGYAVIGAAALTGAVTHTVSTAVICFELTGQISHILPMMVAVILANMVAQGLQPSLYDSIIQIKKLPYLPELGFGHISQYNIFVEDIMVRKVKFLSLQSTYRELIFLLDSISLKTIPLVDSTDSMILLGSIDRSELHALCDWWLSAERRIFRQEQCLQEQNQYAKDSWESFAFVDEDDEESGDKSTPVQEERNGPLPSPKPQEPSSNHTAPDMGTLQSVRRALWNIFSSQDKPAEGQSQEPCANPLLSDTMTPEEIKEWEEAEMDKPMEIDQIRIDPSPFQLVERTSLHKTHTLFSLLGLSHAYVTSIGKLVGVVALKELQKAVEASTHSGVRLRPPLASFRNIRRKSSKPQTTSAPASPTAPSSPLSPAPVVPHAPAPLPPPTQEEEEMAVWIEGTRREVAEVNSSSSSGSSSSGTGSSSSNSSPSLPHSLPLSLPLTSPLSIPLTVALSVPLAAFSTPLPALRAASEQQVEEEEESNDEEPI; this is encoded by the exons ATGGCCGCAGATGCGTCGGAAAGGAAGGCTCTGAGATACCAACAGACCCTG CTGTATGGGGAATACAGCGAGCACCCGGGTGGGTCTGGCCGCCGGAGAGAGGCCACCCGACTGCTAACAGAGAGACAATGGAAGAAACACGACCACCATCACCATGGTCACCATCCGCAGCATCGCCATGGCCACCATCACCACAGCCACCACCATGGCCACCCCCACAGTCACACACATGGACACGGGCACCACAGCAGGCATAGGGGTCGGCATCACTCGGATGAGGCAGGACATGCACATATGGCTACAGAGCAAGGCAACCCTTTGTCTATAAAGAAACGCCGCTCCTACTCAAAGTGCAGAG ACTGTGTAGCGCGGGTACAGAGGTTCCTGGTCACCAAGCTGGGAGAGGACTGGATCTTCCTGGTGCTGCTGGGCGTCTCAATGGCGCTGGTCAGCTGGACCATGGACTACACCAGCGCCAAGAGTCTACAAT TGTACAAGTGGATTCACTGGGAGCTGAGGGGTAATGTCCTGCTCCAGTACGTGGCCTGGGTCAGCTATCCTATGGTGCTCATCATGTTCGCCTCCTCCTTCTGCCACCTGGTTGCCCCACAAGCCATCG GCTCTGGTATTCCTGAGCTGAAGACCATTCTCAGAGGCGTAGTGCTGAAGGAGTATCTGACTCTCAAGGCTTTTATTGCCAAGGTCATTGGTCTGACTGCAGGTCTGGGCAGTGGGATGCCAGTGGGGAAAGAG GGCCCATTTGTTCACATAGCCAGCATCTGTGCTGCTGTGCTGAGCAAGTGCATGATGTTCTTCTCAGGAGTCCATCAG AGCCCATACTGCTACACAGACATCCTCACAGTTGGCTGTGCAGTTGGGGTGGGCTGTTGTTTCGGTACCCCTCTTGGAG GGGTGCTGTTCAGCATCGAGGTGACGTCCACTTACTTTGCTGTGAGGAACTACTGGAGAGGATATTTCGCCGCCACCTTCAGTGCCTTTATATTCCGAGTGCTCTCTGTGTTCAACAAAGACGCAG TCACCATCACTGCTCTCTTCCGCACCAAGTTCCGCATGGATTTCCCCTTTGACCTCCAGGAGCTGCCAGCGTTTGCCATCATCGG GATCTCCTGCGGGTTCCTGGGGGCCTTCTTTGTCTGGCTGAACCGCCAGGTGGTGCTGTTCATGAGGAAACCCAATGCCATGACACGCTTCCTCACCAGACA CCGACTGATTTTCCCCGGTGTTGTGACCTTAGTGATAGCCACCTTGACCTTTCCCCCTGGATTTGGACAGTTCATGGCTGGAGAG CTGATGCCCAGAGAATGCATCAACTCACTGTTCGACAACTTCACCTGGACTAAAATCTGGGGCTCCCCCCTTCCCCCCGGCCTGGGGCGCTCCTCTGCCTGGCTGCACCCCGACGTCAGCGTCTtcgtcatcctcctcctcttcttcgtcATGAAG TTTTGGATGTCTGCTGTTTCGACGACGATGCCCATCCCTTCTGGAGCCTTCATGCCTGTCTTCATACTCG GAGCCTCTTTCGGCCGACTAGTAGGGGAGATCATGGCTACCCTCTTCCCCCACGGGATTCTGTTTGATGGAATCTTGTACCGCATCATCCCAGGAGGGTACGCTGTCATTG gagCTGCTGCACTGACCGGGGCGGTGACCCACACGGTGTCCACGGCGGTGATCTGCTTCGAGCTGACGGGCCAGATCTCCCACATCTTGCCCATGATGGTGGCGGTGATCCTGGCCAACATGGTGGCCCAGGGCTTGCAGCCCTCGCTCTACGACTCAATCATCCAGATCAAGAAACTGCCTTACCTCCCCGAGCTGGGCTTTGGACACATCAG CCAGTATAACATCTTTGTGGAGGACATCATGGTTAGGAAGGTGAAGTTTCTCTCGTTACAGTCCACCTACAGGGAGTTGATATTTCTCCTGGACTCCATTTCTCTCAAAACAATACCACTAGTGGATTCAACAG ATTCTATGATCTTATTGGGCTCCATCGACCGCTCAGAGCTCCACGCTCTCTGTGATTGGTGGCTCTCTGCAGAGAGGCGGATCTTCAGGCAGGAACAGTGTTTACAGGAACAGAACCAGTATGCCAAAGACAGCTGGGAATCCTTTGCCTTTGTGGATGAAGACGACGAGGAGAGTGGAGATAAG AGCACCCCAGTTCAGGAAGAACGAAATGGCCCCCTGCCGTCCCCTAAACCGCAGGAGCCCTCGTCCAATCACACAGCTCCTG ACATGGGTACTCTTCAGTCCGTTAGGAGGGCTCTATGGAATATATTCTCCTCCCAAGACAAACCGGCAGAGGGACAGTCACAG GAGCCTTGCGCCAACCCTCTCCTGTCCGATACGATGACACCAGAAGAG ATCAAAGAATGGGAGGAGGCTGAGATGGACAAGCCAATGGAAATTGATCAGATCCGAATAGATCCTTCCCCTTTTCAGCTGGTGGAGAGGACCTCGCTACACAAG ACCCACACACTCTTCTCATTACTGGGCCTGAGTCATGCCTATGTCACCAGTATCGGAAAACTGGTGGGTGTTGTGGCACTTAAAGAG CTCCAGAAGGCCGTTGAGGCCTCTACGCATAGCGGGGTCCGGCTACGCCCCCCCCTGGCCAGCTTCCGCAACATCAGACGGAAGTCATCCAAGCCCCAGACAACCTCAGCCCCCGCCTCCCCCAccgccccctcctctcctctctcccccgctccCGTCGTCCCCCACGCCCCTGCACCGCTACCGCCCCcgacacaggaggaggaagagatggcGGTGTGGATCGAGGGCACAAGGCGGGAGGTAGCGGAGGtgaacagcagtagtagtagtggtagcagcagcagcggaACAGGGAgcagcagtagcaacagtagccCTTCGCTACCCCACTCgttgcccctctccctcccgctcacctcacccctctccattcccctcaCTGTCGCCCTCTCCGTCCCCCTTGCTgccttctccacccctctccccgcCCTCCGGGCTGCCTCAGAGCAgcaagtggaggaggaggaggagagtaatgATGAGGAGCCCATCTAG